A DNA window from Luteibaculum oceani contains the following coding sequences:
- a CDS encoding hydroxymethylglutaryl-CoA lyase: MDIIVTECPRDAMQGISEFIPTEKKIAYLNKLLDVGFPVLDFGSFVSPKAIPQLADTAKVLEGLKLNDKTKLLAIVANERGCNDAVQHEEISFIGYPFSVSETFQKRNTNAGIEESLIRLEAIKTICDKHQKKLVVYLSMAFGNPYGDKWHPDIVTDWAFKLKDKMEIAYLAPSDTIGSADEASIKGLFTTMITELPTVEIGAHLHATPDDVVKKVAWAYEAGCRKFDGALKGYGGCPMAKDDLTGNMDTEKMLSYFDDLNLDLGLNKDALHEAALMTNEIF; this comes from the coding sequence ATGGATATTATCGTTACTGAATGCCCGAGAGATGCCATGCAAGGAATCTCAGAGTTTATTCCAACCGAAAAGAAGATTGCTTACTTAAACAAACTGCTTGACGTGGGTTTTCCCGTTTTAGATTTCGGGAGTTTTGTCTCTCCCAAAGCTATCCCTCAGTTAGCTGATACTGCTAAGGTTTTAGAGGGATTAAAACTAAACGATAAAACCAAACTTCTAGCCATAGTTGCCAACGAAAGAGGCTGTAACGACGCCGTTCAGCACGAAGAAATAAGCTTTATTGGGTATCCTTTCTCGGTTTCTGAAACGTTCCAAAAGAGGAATACAAATGCAGGCATTGAAGAGAGCTTAATTAGACTAGAAGCTATAAAGACAATTTGTGATAAGCATCAAAAGAAGTTGGTGGTTTATTTAAGCATGGCTTTTGGCAATCCCTATGGTGATAAATGGCATCCAGACATTGTAACGGATTGGGCCTTTAAACTGAAGGATAAAATGGAAATTGCTTACCTAGCGCCTTCAGATACCATCGGTTCTGCTGATGAAGCTTCCATTAAAGGGCTATTTACAACTATGATCACAGAACTTCCGACCGTTGAAATTGGAGCACATTTACACGCCACCCCAGACGATGTAGTTAAAAAGGTTGCTTGGGCATACGAAGCGGGTTGTAGAAAATTTGATGGCGCTTTAAAAGGGTATGGAGGTTGCCCTATGGCCAAGGATGATTTAACAGGAAACATGGATACTGAAAAGATGCTTTCGTATTTTGATGATTTAAATTTAGATTTGGGGCTAAACAAAGATGCTTTGCACGAAGCAGCATTAATGACCAACGAAATATTTTAA